A region of Myxococcus stipitatus DSM 14675 DNA encodes the following proteins:
- a CDS encoding DUF192 domain-containing protein, which translates to MMTPRRLALVVLPLLLSACQQDAEGRQPTPPPAPVKPPVTDVTAKDYVSPPLPRAHVRLKDAFGGVHRVEVEVAATPDARTRGLMWRTELADGKGMLFLFPSQEMQGFWMRNTLIPLDMFFITSDLHVAGIVSRAVPKTLESRSVGAPSQYVLEVPGGWAEKVSVRKGSPVEFEGVAGIEIVP; encoded by the coding sequence ATGATGACTCCGCGTCGGCTCGCGCTCGTGGTGCTTCCGCTGCTCCTGAGCGCCTGCCAGCAGGACGCGGAGGGCCGACAACCCACTCCGCCCCCGGCCCCCGTGAAGCCTCCCGTCACCGACGTCACCGCGAAGGACTACGTGAGCCCGCCGCTGCCTCGGGCCCACGTGCGGCTCAAGGACGCGTTCGGCGGGGTGCATCGCGTGGAGGTGGAGGTGGCGGCCACGCCCGATGCCCGCACCCGGGGCCTGATGTGGCGCACGGAGCTGGCGGACGGCAAGGGCATGTTGTTCCTCTTCCCGTCGCAGGAGATGCAGGGCTTCTGGATGCGCAACACGCTCATCCCGCTGGACATGTTCTTCATCACCTCGGACCTGCATGTCGCCGGCATCGTGTCGCGCGCGGTGCCGAAGACGCTCGAGTCCCGCTCGGTGGGGGCGCCCAGCCAGTACGTGCTCGAGGTGCCGGGGGGCTGGGCGGAGAAGGTGAGCGTGCGCAAGGGCAGCCCCGTGGAGTTCGAGGGCGTGGCGGGAATCGAAATCGTTCCCTGA
- a CDS encoding YybH family protein: MLIRFLAVCALSLLAACASKRIPGTDIDDNSDTRAILAVMEKYRSAVEARDAQAIQSLVSNDFHEDAGTPNEPEDDLTAANLAPYLATLFQQLQSPKVELDVRRIQVGKEVATAVYYWKVNWRMPSLTPRPQREAELEQMVFRREGDTWKILTGI; the protein is encoded by the coding sequence ATGCTCATCCGCTTCCTCGCTGTTTGCGCCCTGTCCCTGTTGGCCGCCTGCGCTTCGAAGCGCATCCCCGGTACCGACATCGACGACAACTCCGACACGCGCGCCATTTTGGCAGTGATGGAGAAGTATCGGTCTGCCGTTGAGGCACGCGACGCGCAGGCCATCCAGTCCCTGGTGTCCAACGACTTCCACGAGGACGCGGGCACGCCCAACGAGCCCGAGGACGACCTCACGGCGGCGAACCTGGCCCCGTACCTGGCCACGCTCTTCCAGCAGCTCCAGTCGCCCAAGGTGGAGCTGGACGTGCGCCGCATCCAGGTCGGCAAGGAGGTGGCCACGGCCGTCTACTACTGGAAGGTGAACTGGCGCATGCCCAGCCTCACCCCCCGCCCCCAGCGCGAGGCGGAGCTGGAGCAGATGGTGTTCCGCCGCGAAGGCGACACCTGGAAGATCCTCACCGGAATCTAG
- a CDS encoding EAL domain-containing protein, with product MTHPLVRQPGVIPLWLWNGTEPGVTSWFQPIVDLRDGEIIGYEVLSRGQGSLESPHELFTHARTSGYTWELERACWTSALRSISRFPEELRHAPFFFNVSPDVLSDPRFGDGSTLELLELHGLGPRHLVLEITEKAVIEDGALLQRLTRECSAQGFGLALDDFGAGHSGLVTLVHCLPRFIKLDQALVRDIHLHDYRQHLVKSLVAFASSVDAILIAEGVETWEEMTVLLRLGIRHAQGYLLARPSPLPKRPSESFEARRREAMRALLLREHADDTTVGGLVIRRTTVEASTSLDEVKKHFHDAPQVDHVVMMDGARPKSLVTRRGLAAWAQGSAPLELPLIVEDQMAVTALVELAMSRATEAVYDPVVVTDAQGVFLGTVTMKQVLLRASELAVRHGSK from the coding sequence ATGACCCACCCCCTCGTCCGACAGCCCGGTGTGATTCCCCTCTGGTTGTGGAACGGCACTGAGCCCGGGGTGACGTCGTGGTTCCAGCCCATCGTCGATCTGCGCGACGGCGAAATCATCGGCTACGAGGTGTTGTCGCGCGGGCAAGGCTCACTCGAGTCACCGCATGAGCTGTTCACGCATGCGAGGACCTCCGGCTACACGTGGGAGCTGGAGCGCGCGTGCTGGACCTCCGCGCTGCGCAGCATCTCGCGGTTTCCGGAAGAGCTGAGACATGCGCCGTTCTTCTTCAACGTGAGTCCGGATGTCTTGAGCGACCCGCGATTTGGAGATGGATCGACGCTGGAGCTGCTGGAGCTGCACGGCTTGGGGCCGCGGCACCTGGTGCTCGAGATCACGGAGAAGGCGGTCATCGAGGATGGCGCCCTGCTCCAGCGGTTGACGCGCGAGTGCTCGGCGCAGGGCTTCGGGCTGGCGCTGGATGACTTCGGCGCGGGGCACTCCGGGTTGGTGACGCTGGTGCATTGCCTGCCGCGCTTCATCAAGTTGGACCAGGCGCTGGTCCGCGACATCCACCTGCACGACTACCGGCAGCACCTGGTGAAGTCGCTGGTCGCGTTCGCATCCAGTGTCGACGCCATCCTCATCGCCGAGGGCGTGGAGACGTGGGAGGAGATGACGGTGCTGCTGCGGCTGGGCATCCGTCACGCGCAGGGCTACCTGCTGGCGCGGCCGAGCCCCCTGCCCAAGCGGCCCTCCGAATCATTCGAGGCCCGTCGTCGCGAGGCCATGCGGGCCCTGCTCCTGCGCGAGCACGCGGACGACACCACCGTGGGTGGGCTCGTCATCCGGCGGACCACCGTGGAGGCGTCTACCTCGCTCGACGAGGTGAAGAAGCACTTCCACGACGCGCCCCAGGTGGACCATGTGGTGATGATGGATGGAGCGCGCCCGAAGTCGCTGGTGACGCGCCGGGGTCTCGCCGCGTGGGCACAAGGCAGTGCGCCTCTGGAGTTGCCGCTCATCGTCGAGGACCAGATGGCCGTCACGGCGCTCGTGGAGCTGGCCATGTCGCGCGCCACCGAGGCCGTCTATGACCCGGTGGTCGTCACCGACGCGCAAGGCGTGTTCCTGGGCACGGTGACGATGAAGCAGGTGCTGCTGCGCGCGAGCGAGCTCGCGGTGCGCCACGGGTCGAAGTAG
- the ybaK gene encoding Cys-tRNA(Pro) deacylase → MKTNAARLLDSLGVKYSLRDYEVDLEDQSAESVAAKVGMPAEQVFKTLVARGDRTGVLMAVVPGNAELDLKALARLSGDRKVDTVPLKELQPLTGYVRGGCTAIGGKKDYPVYVDETLELFDEVAVSAGIRGTQLVLAPADYLRVTKAKVGPISRDKT, encoded by the coding sequence ATGAAGACCAACGCCGCGCGGCTGCTCGACTCCTTGGGCGTGAAGTACTCGCTGCGCGACTACGAGGTCGACCTCGAGGACCAGTCCGCGGAGTCCGTCGCCGCCAAGGTCGGCATGCCGGCCGAGCAGGTGTTCAAGACGCTGGTCGCCCGGGGAGACCGCACGGGCGTGCTCATGGCGGTGGTGCCCGGCAACGCGGAGCTGGACCTCAAGGCGCTCGCGCGGCTCAGCGGAGACCGCAAGGTGGACACCGTGCCACTGAAGGAGCTCCAGCCCCTCACCGGCTACGTGCGCGGGGGCTGCACGGCCATCGGCGGCAAGAAGGACTATCCCGTCTACGTCGACGAGACGCTGGAGCTGTTCGACGAGGTGGCCGTCTCCGCGGGCATCCGAGGCACCCAGCTGGTGCTCGCCCCCGCCGACTACCTGCGGGTGACGAAGGCCAAGGTGGGCCCCATCTCCCGCGACAAGACCTGA
- a CDS encoding zinc-binding dehydrogenase, giving the protein MKAPPVPLAMRALVLNAYDGRPESLQVQRRAVPRPTAGQVLVRMAASPINPADLQFVRGQYGIRNSLPAVPGFEGSGTVVASGGLAGQLLVGRRVACVAPVGGDGLWAEYAVVPLQQCIPLRSHITNEQGASLFVNPFTAWVLMERARAGEHVALAQTAAASSVGRMLGALARRRGLPMVHVVRRAEQVELLRGLGAEHVLSSDEPEFQERLRLMCHQLKVTLAFDAVAGRLTGQLLSALPEGGRVTVYGALSEQECRIDPGDVIFGRKTVDGFALSEWARRGFGREQLKALMGVPSLVGRELETPVRARLPLESAGEAVRIASADMTSGKVLFVPEQGAST; this is encoded by the coding sequence ATGAAAGCCCCCCCTGTCCCCCTTGCGATGCGCGCGCTGGTCCTCAATGCCTATGACGGGCGTCCCGAATCGCTCCAGGTGCAGCGCCGCGCGGTGCCGCGTCCCACGGCCGGACAGGTGCTGGTGCGCATGGCCGCGTCTCCCATCAACCCGGCGGATCTCCAGTTCGTGAGGGGGCAGTACGGCATCCGCAACTCGCTGCCCGCCGTGCCGGGCTTCGAGGGCAGCGGCACGGTGGTGGCCTCCGGTGGGCTCGCGGGGCAGTTGCTCGTGGGCCGCCGGGTGGCCTGTGTCGCGCCGGTGGGCGGGGATGGGCTGTGGGCGGAGTACGCGGTGGTGCCGCTGCAGCAGTGCATCCCGCTGCGCTCGCACATCACCAACGAGCAGGGCGCCAGCCTCTTCGTCAATCCCTTCACCGCGTGGGTGCTGATGGAGCGTGCCCGCGCGGGAGAGCACGTCGCGCTCGCGCAGACGGCGGCGGCGAGCAGCGTGGGGCGCATGCTGGGCGCGCTGGCCCGGCGCCGAGGCCTCCCCATGGTGCACGTGGTGCGGCGCGCCGAGCAGGTGGAGTTGCTGCGTGGGCTGGGCGCGGAGCACGTGCTCAGCAGCGACGAGCCTGAGTTCCAGGAGCGGCTGCGGCTGATGTGTCACCAGCTCAAGGTGACGCTGGCCTTCGACGCGGTGGCGGGCCGGCTGACGGGGCAGTTGCTCAGCGCGTTGCCGGAGGGCGGGCGGGTGACGGTGTACGGCGCGCTGTCGGAGCAGGAGTGCCGCATCGACCCGGGTGACGTCATCTTCGGGCGCAAGACGGTGGACGGGTTCGCGCTGTCGGAGTGGGCTCGGAGGGGCTTCGGCCGCGAGCAGCTCAAGGCGCTGATGGGCGTGCCGTCACTCGTGGGGCGTGAGCTGGAGACCCCCGTGCGCGCGAGGCTCCCGCTGGAGTCCGCGGGCGAAGCGGTGCGAATCGCCTCCGCGGACATGACGTCCGGCAAGGTGCTCTTCGTGCCGGAGCAGGGCGCGTCGACCTGA
- a CDS encoding alkaline phosphatase PhoX — protein sequence MSSRLLRLATGAMLLGSSLSLTACDGDAGPSGPRGADGDDGAPGQPGTPGRDGEPGPTGPGSQGQPGPGAVARAPGVEASTPLPAVIALTFRGDLGTGATNLAEYVKARVNQVVAGTLPTPFVFPLSPASTDSVRTVPGLYSTTVIKWMDPITFNKSGARFGANVDYIAFFGDGWSAQGNAPQYQGSGAAGWMWINHEYISGSKPRVGTAPTGQHLDFARFLRNSGTLSNAVTDGTTWQDDAVATYNKEWKKQVGGSWIRVVQDPATGEWAVDRNAGNVRYDATSATQAKVVGMTLSGVDHDDSGAALPPGVVAGTHNNCSGGQTPWGTIFTGEENAQGVYGDPEGGLWTGKNDWVANAPGMMPGAPLAPDFSPPVSGDMVSKDASSSHLKDGYGFLTEVDPGQPADLWYGKDASKPGVGHRKLGVMGRARWENAAIVVDANWKLLADQPIVVYGGDDRRGGRIFKFVSSRPYKAGMAKADIRALLDEGKLYAAHLAGLDNNTGDSLVGGVVPTDEKPGQGRWVELSLGSTDLAPNGEAWGQPTMTVGTALRDVSYNAIGGFTDDDQVRKLLWTAANKVGVMELNRPEDLEWNPKDPSGSPLLYVAFTEHGDPTALDQQGRVATASRGQDGTWAVKTRAATENRSTDRVGSIFALREANAAAPASSRTFSFFRVWKGESAATSAAPEYSAAKPDNLLIDRDGGVWFGTDGNFGVNKVADGVYYLNQNPAHRGNAHFRRAFRVLSMPSDAEATGPAFSADMKTLFVSVQHPGEDQFSVWP from the coding sequence ATGTCTTCTCGACTGCTGCGGCTCGCGACCGGCGCGATGCTTCTGGGTAGCTCCCTGTCCCTCACCGCGTGCGACGGTGACGCGGGCCCCTCCGGCCCTCGAGGAGCCGACGGTGACGACGGCGCGCCAGGCCAGCCGGGAACGCCGGGCCGGGACGGAGAGCCGGGGCCCACGGGGCCGGGCTCGCAGGGCCAGCCGGGGCCTGGCGCCGTGGCGCGTGCTCCGGGCGTGGAGGCGAGCACGCCCCTTCCGGCTGTCATCGCGCTGACGTTCCGGGGGGACCTGGGCACGGGCGCGACGAACCTGGCCGAGTACGTGAAGGCGCGCGTGAATCAGGTCGTGGCCGGCACGCTGCCCACGCCCTTCGTCTTCCCGCTGTCGCCCGCGTCGACGGACTCGGTGCGCACCGTGCCGGGCCTGTACTCCACCACCGTCATCAAGTGGATGGACCCCATCACCTTCAACAAGTCGGGTGCTCGCTTCGGCGCGAACGTGGACTACATCGCGTTCTTCGGCGACGGCTGGAGCGCCCAGGGCAACGCGCCGCAGTACCAGGGCAGCGGGGCGGCCGGGTGGATGTGGATCAACCACGAGTACATCTCCGGCTCGAAGCCGCGCGTCGGCACCGCGCCCACGGGCCAGCACCTGGACTTCGCCCGCTTCCTGCGCAACAGCGGCACGTTGTCCAACGCGGTGACAGATGGAACGACGTGGCAGGATGACGCTGTCGCCACCTACAACAAGGAATGGAAGAAGCAGGTCGGAGGGAGCTGGATTCGCGTGGTGCAGGACCCGGCCACGGGCGAGTGGGCCGTGGACCGCAACGCGGGCAACGTGCGCTACGACGCGACCAGCGCCACGCAGGCGAAGGTCGTGGGCATGACGCTGTCGGGGGTGGACCACGATGACTCGGGGGCGGCGCTGCCTCCGGGGGTGGTGGCCGGAACGCACAACAACTGCTCGGGCGGGCAGACGCCGTGGGGCACCATCTTCACGGGGGAGGAGAACGCGCAGGGCGTCTACGGCGACCCGGAAGGCGGCCTGTGGACGGGGAAGAATGACTGGGTGGCCAACGCGCCCGGGATGATGCCCGGGGCTCCGCTCGCGCCGGACTTCTCGCCGCCGGTGTCGGGCGACATGGTCAGCAAGGACGCGAGCTCCTCGCACCTGAAGGACGGCTATGGCTTCCTCACGGAGGTGGACCCGGGCCAGCCCGCGGACCTCTGGTACGGCAAGGACGCGTCGAAGCCGGGCGTGGGTCATCGCAAGCTGGGCGTCATGGGCCGCGCGCGGTGGGAGAACGCGGCCATTGTCGTGGACGCGAACTGGAAGCTGCTCGCCGACCAGCCCATCGTCGTCTACGGCGGGGATGACCGCCGAGGGGGCCGCATCTTCAAGTTCGTCTCCAGCCGTCCCTACAAGGCGGGCATGGCGAAGGCGGACATCCGCGCGCTGCTCGACGAGGGCAAGCTCTACGCCGCGCACCTCGCGGGCCTGGACAACAACACGGGGGACTCGCTGGTGGGCGGTGTCGTCCCCACCGACGAGAAGCCGGGGCAGGGCCGCTGGGTGGAGCTGAGCCTGGGCAGCACGGACCTGGCGCCCAATGGCGAGGCGTGGGGCCAGCCGACGATGACGGTGGGCACCGCGCTGCGCGACGTCAGCTACAACGCGATCGGTGGTTTCACGGACGATGACCAGGTCCGCAAGCTGCTGTGGACGGCGGCGAACAAGGTGGGCGTGATGGAGCTCAACCGCCCCGAGGACCTCGAGTGGAACCCGAAGGACCCGAGCGGCTCGCCGCTCTTGTACGTGGCCTTCACCGAGCACGGTGACCCGACGGCGCTGGACCAGCAGGGGCGCGTCGCCACGGCCTCGCGAGGGCAGGATGGGACGTGGGCGGTGAAGACGCGCGCCGCCACGGAGAACCGCTCGACGGACCGCGTGGGCTCCATCTTCGCCCTCCGGGAGGCCAACGCCGCGGCGCCGGCGAGCTCGCGCACGTTCTCCTTCTTCCGCGTGTGGAAGGGCGAGTCCGCGGCGACCAGCGCGGCGCCCGAGTACTCCGCCGCCAAGCCGGACAACCTCCTCATCGACCGCGATGGGGGTGTGTGGTTCGGGACGGACGGAAACTTCGGCGTCAACAAGGTGGCGGACGGCGTCTACTACCTGAACCAGAACCCGGCGCACCGAGGCAACGCGCACTTCCGCCGAGCCTTCCGAGTGCTGTCCATGCCGAGCGACGCGGAGGCCACGGGCCCGGCGTTCAGCGCGGACATGAAGACGCTCTTCGTCAGCGTCCAGCACCCCGGCGAGGACCAGTTCAGCGTCTGGCCGTAG
- a CDS encoding homoserine kinase — translation MAVHTALSPEVFTRIADTFGLGSVRGVTPIPQGSINTNHRVETDSGRYFVRHTTVRSSDDLRFESALLHHLAAHHFPSPVLLTTRDGATFVEMEGGRVSVFRWLAGEEKRHPGLTAEHLERLGTELGKLHRDTQSFTGSRGNPYSPDVVRGWLVELARHPDATLSGLAGELEHALATAESRRQGLEPLGVIHADLFTDNVKWLGDSVGAFFDFEMACREAYGLDLVITLNAWCFDQGQYLPELCRALVRGYQDIRPLAPVERANLFGHALFGAVRFTSSRIRDYHLSPLPADKLVRKDYRTYLARTRALTAMGPEGYAALLGL, via the coding sequence ATGGCAGTTCACACGGCGCTGTCCCCCGAGGTCTTCACCCGCATCGCCGACACCTTCGGGTTGGGGAGTGTGCGCGGGGTGACGCCCATCCCCCAGGGCTCCATCAACACCAACCACCGGGTGGAGACGGACAGCGGCCGCTACTTCGTTCGCCACACGACGGTGCGCTCCTCGGACGACCTGCGCTTCGAGTCCGCGCTGCTCCACCACCTGGCCGCGCACCACTTCCCCTCGCCGGTGTTGCTGACCACGCGCGATGGGGCGACCTTCGTGGAGATGGAGGGGGGCCGCGTCAGCGTCTTCCGCTGGCTGGCGGGCGAGGAGAAGCGCCACCCGGGCCTCACCGCGGAGCACTTGGAGCGACTGGGCACGGAGCTGGGCAAGCTGCATCGCGACACGCAGTCCTTCACGGGCTCGCGCGGCAACCCCTACTCACCGGACGTCGTGCGCGGCTGGCTGGTGGAGCTCGCGCGTCACCCCGACGCGACGCTGTCCGGGCTCGCCGGAGAGCTGGAGCACGCGCTCGCCACGGCGGAGTCCCGGCGCCAGGGGCTGGAGCCACTGGGCGTCATCCACGCGGACCTCTTCACCGACAACGTGAAGTGGCTGGGCGACAGCGTGGGCGCGTTCTTCGACTTCGAGATGGCCTGCCGCGAGGCCTATGGCCTGGACCTGGTCATCACCTTGAACGCGTGGTGCTTCGACCAGGGGCAGTACCTGCCGGAGCTGTGCCGGGCGCTGGTGCGCGGCTATCAGGACATCCGGCCCCTGGCCCCGGTGGAGCGGGCCAACCTCTTCGGCCACGCGCTCTTCGGCGCCGTGCGCTTCACGTCCAGCCGCATTCGCGACTACCACCTGTCGCCGCTGCCGGCCGACAAGCTGGTGCGCAAGGACTACCGCACGTACCTGGCCCGGACGCGCGCGCTGACGGCGATGGGGCCGGAGGGCTACGCGGCGCTGCTCGGGCTGTGA
- the plpQ gene encoding motility regulator PlpA, translating into MSEQKPGPEHRQHGRAPIELKVDYKKLNSFFADYTKNISKGGTFIKTKKPLPIGTRFLFKLTVPHREAPFELLGEVVWSKADGDEPGMGIRFIYSSDAQRVEFETVVERLMSDSLGPELTEKLLNKPLHPQHP; encoded by the coding sequence ATGTCCGAACAGAAGCCAGGTCCCGAGCACCGCCAGCACGGGCGCGCGCCCATCGAGCTGAAGGTCGACTACAAGAAGCTCAACTCGTTCTTCGCCGACTACACGAAGAACATCAGCAAGGGGGGCACCTTCATCAAGACGAAGAAGCCGCTGCCCATCGGCACGCGCTTCCTCTTCAAGCTGACCGTGCCGCACCGGGAGGCGCCCTTCGAGCTGTTGGGCGAGGTGGTCTGGTCCAAGGCGGACGGCGACGAGCCCGGCATGGGCATCCGCTTCATCTACAGCAGCGATGCGCAGCGGGTGGAGTTCGAGACGGTGGTGGAGCGGCTGATGTCCGACAGCCTGGGGCCCGAGCTCACCGAGAAGCTGCTCAACAAGCCGCTGCACCCCCAGCATCCATGA
- the purE gene encoding 5-(carboxyamino)imidazole ribonucleotide mutase, which translates to MASGNTPWVGVIMGGKSDLEYLQPGIDVLKELGIPHEVRVVSAHRTPDWMMEYASTAESRGLSLIIAAAGGAAHLPGMVSSKTLLPVIGVPMPTTLLNGIDALLSIVQMPKGVPVGTQAIGKPGAANAALHAASILALKYPELRERLAAWRKARTDEVLAHRELS; encoded by the coding sequence ATGGCGAGCGGCAATACCCCTTGGGTCGGGGTCATCATGGGTGGCAAGAGCGACCTGGAGTACCTGCAGCCTGGCATCGACGTGCTGAAGGAGCTGGGCATCCCTCACGAGGTGCGCGTGGTGTCCGCGCACCGCACGCCGGACTGGATGATGGAGTACGCGTCCACCGCCGAGTCTCGCGGCCTGTCGCTCATCATCGCGGCGGCGGGAGGCGCGGCCCACCTGCCGGGCATGGTGTCCAGCAAGACGCTGCTGCCCGTCATCGGTGTGCCCATGCCCACCACGCTGCTCAACGGCATCGACGCACTGCTGTCCATCGTGCAGATGCCCAAGGGCGTGCCCGTGGGGACGCAGGCCATCGGCAAGCCGGGCGCGGCCAATGCCGCCCTTCATGCCGCGTCCATCCTCGCGCTCAAGTATCCGGAGCTGCGCGAGCGACTGGCCGCCTGGCGCAAGGCGCGCACCGACGAGGTGCTCGCGCATCGGGAGCTGTCATGA
- a CDS encoding tetratricopeptide repeat protein, translated as MNTEGQTDWKRREGWKSALAQVLAVAVLLAGAVTWFVHRGTVRKQTEEHLRAARAAASRGNPADLARALAELDTLFQVDDGARDAQALAADLQTVLWLDHHQPGADAKAREHLSRAEQLDSRSGERFATRALHLLAQGQTAEAEKFLGELQAQGASSPRLTLAMALTLQAKGDLPAARQAFARAAENAYRDPRFSSAYGLALLDEGQPGQAVEAFEKALQANPDHLLAKLSMGLAQVYQGKKLEEAQRALDAASQKQAELTPVLRSRMGTLKAELALTRGAADQALQDADSALKAVPDDVYALFTRARALALRKDTQARAAFEAALARRRTAPLLYLDGARSLQASGDNASALALLDAYEGTFGNIQVATTDGKKVRLLEQDGRYWLARGGLLEAAGRQDDALGAYDKAIAAKGVGLARAQYAKGALLVMRKDYENAKVLLATVAPDTGAGTLPEAYSAMGDLLFAQSAYAAGCQHYYFGLVRARAQGTPREELAARIDTVKKGLESAGQGAMAKAWVTETNTLLQ; from the coding sequence ATGAACACGGAAGGTCAAACCGACTGGAAGCGCCGCGAGGGTTGGAAGAGCGCGCTCGCACAGGTGCTGGCGGTGGCCGTGCTGCTCGCCGGAGCCGTCACCTGGTTCGTCCACCGCGGCACGGTGCGAAAGCAGACAGAAGAGCACCTGCGCGCCGCCCGCGCCGCGGCCTCTCGGGGCAATCCCGCGGACCTGGCCCGTGCCCTGGCGGAGCTGGACACCTTGTTCCAGGTGGATGACGGGGCCCGCGACGCCCAGGCCCTGGCCGCGGACCTCCAGACGGTGCTGTGGCTGGACCACCACCAGCCCGGCGCGGACGCCAAGGCCCGCGAGCACCTGTCTCGCGCCGAACAGCTCGACTCCCGCTCCGGCGAGCGCTTCGCCACGCGCGCGCTCCACCTGCTCGCGCAAGGACAGACGGCCGAGGCGGAGAAGTTCCTCGGGGAGCTCCAGGCCCAGGGCGCCAGCAGCCCCCGGCTCACCCTGGCCATGGCCCTGACGCTCCAGGCGAAGGGGGACCTCCCCGCCGCGCGCCAGGCCTTCGCCCGCGCCGCGGAGAACGCCTACCGGGACCCTCGCTTCTCCAGCGCGTACGGCCTGGCCCTCCTCGACGAGGGACAGCCTGGCCAGGCGGTGGAGGCCTTCGAGAAGGCCCTCCAGGCCAACCCGGACCACCTGCTCGCGAAGCTCAGCATGGGGCTTGCCCAGGTGTACCAGGGCAAGAAGCTGGAGGAGGCCCAGCGCGCCCTCGACGCCGCGAGCCAGAAGCAGGCGGAGCTGACGCCCGTGCTGCGCTCGCGCATGGGCACGCTGAAGGCGGAGCTGGCCCTGACACGAGGCGCCGCGGACCAGGCGCTCCAGGACGCGGACTCCGCGCTGAAGGCCGTGCCGGATGACGTCTACGCGCTCTTCACCCGGGCGCGTGCCCTGGCCCTCCGGAAGGACACCCAGGCCCGTGCCGCGTTCGAGGCCGCGCTGGCCCGGCGACGCACCGCGCCCCTTCTCTACCTGGACGGCGCGCGCAGCCTCCAGGCGTCGGGCGACAACGCGAGCGCGCTGGCGCTGCTGGATGCCTACGAAGGGACCTTCGGCAACATCCAGGTGGCGACCACGGACGGGAAGAAGGTCCGCCTCCTGGAGCAGGACGGGCGCTACTGGCTGGCGCGGGGCGGGCTGCTCGAGGCCGCGGGGCGACAGGACGACGCGCTGGGCGCCTACGACAAGGCCATCGCCGCCAAGGGCGTGGGGCTTGCGCGGGCGCAGTACGCCAAGGGCGCGCTGCTGGTGATGCGCAAGGACTACGAGAACGCGAAGGTGCTGCTGGCCACGGTGGCCCCGGACACCGGCGCGGGGACGCTGCCAGAGGCCTACTCGGCCATGGGCGACCTGCTCTTCGCGCAGAGCGCGTACGCGGCCGGCTGCCAGCACTACTACTTCGGGCTGGTGCGCGCCCGGGCCCAGGGCACGCCGCGCGAGGAGCTGGCGGCGCGCATCGACACCGTGAAGAAGGGCCTGGAGTCCGCGGGCCAGGGCGCGATGGCCAAGGCCTGGGTCACCGAGACGAACACGCTGCTGCAGTGA
- the purK gene encoding 5-(carboxyamino)imidazole ribonucleotide synthase yields MSPRVVLPGGTIGILGGGQLGRMMALSARTLGFQVQTLDPDASCPSRSVVDRCITASFADIAAAEELAKGCDTVTLEIEKVPLPTLEAVARHTPMRPGASVLHVIQHRGRQKGWLARNHFPVGPWREAHSADELAQAIGALGGRCFVKSSEGGYDGRGQVEVKSAAEAPAAWRELGERSVVVEAALDLQSELSVLVARSPKGEMAVYPPAFNHHEERILAWSLLPGPLPTQVAERATELARGITEALQVEGLLVLELFLLRDGTVLVNELAPRPHNSFHSTEVACLTSQFEQAVRAACNLPLGSVEVVRPAAIVNLLGDLWLREGGPRFEDALALPGVRLHLYGKRDARKGRKMGHLSAVGTTPEDALARVKAAAAVLGV; encoded by the coding sequence ATGAGTCCTCGCGTGGTGTTGCCGGGTGGAACCATTGGCATCCTGGGCGGCGGACAGCTGGGGCGCATGATGGCCCTCTCCGCGCGCACCCTCGGCTTCCAGGTGCAGACGTTGGACCCGGATGCCTCGTGCCCCTCGCGCTCCGTGGTGGACCGCTGCATCACCGCGTCGTTCGCGGACATCGCCGCCGCCGAGGAGCTGGCGAAGGGCTGCGACACGGTGACGCTCGAAATCGAGAAGGTGCCCCTGCCCACGCTCGAGGCCGTGGCGCGTCACACGCCCATGCGGCCGGGCGCCTCCGTGCTGCACGTCATCCAGCACCGGGGCCGACAGAAGGGCTGGCTCGCACGGAACCACTTCCCCGTGGGCCCATGGCGAGAGGCACACTCCGCCGATGAGCTGGCCCAGGCCATCGGCGCACTCGGAGGCCGCTGCTTCGTGAAGTCCAGCGAGGGCGGCTACGACGGACGCGGCCAGGTGGAGGTGAAGTCCGCCGCCGAGGCCCCCGCCGCCTGGCGCGAGCTGGGTGAGCGCTCCGTCGTGGTGGAGGCCGCGCTGGACCTCCAGTCGGAGCTGTCCGTGCTCGTGGCGCGCAGCCCCAAGGGCGAGATGGCGGTGTATCCGCCCGCCTTCAACCACCACGAGGAGCGCATCCTCGCGTGGTCGCTGCTTCCAGGTCCCCTGCCCACACAGGTGGCCGAGCGCGCGACGGAGCTGGCGCGCGGCATCACCGAGGCACTCCAGGTCGAGGGCCTCCTCGTGCTCGAGTTGTTCCTGCTGCGCGATGGCACCGTGCTGGTCAACGAGCTGGCGCCCCGTCCGCACAACAGCTTCCACTCGACGGAGGTCGCCTGCCTCACGTCCCAGTTCGAGCAGGCCGTGCGCGCCGCGTGCAACCTTCCGCTGGGCTCGGTGGAGGTGGTGCGTCCCGCGGCCATCGTCAACCTGCTGGGCGACTTGTGGCTGCGCGAGGGAGGCCCTCGCTTCGAGGACGCCCTGGCGCTCCCCGGCGTGCGGCTGCACCTGTATGGCAAGCGCGACGCACGCAAGGGCCGGAAGATGGGCCACTTGTCCGCCGTCGGCACCACGCCGGAAGATGCCCTCGCGCGAGTGAAGGCCGCGGCCGCCGTGCTGGGAGTCTGA